A stretch of the Mycobacterium sp. ITM-2016-00317 genome encodes the following:
- a CDS encoding YbjN domain-containing protein: protein MSGDEPLARRADSTAAVRDLIERTLKEHDLEYSHHDGAAGGLPGLVVALPGERKLKTNTMLSVGEHSVRVEAFVCRRPDENHEGVYRFLLKRNRRLYGVAYTLDNVGDIYLVGRMALASVTPDEIDRVLGQVLEAVDSDFNTLLELGFRTSIQKEWEWRVSRGESLQNLAAFEHLIGDD from the coding sequence ATGAGTGGCGATGAGCCGCTTGCGCGAAGAGCAGACAGCACAGCAGCCGTCCGGGACCTCATAGAGCGGACGCTCAAGGAGCACGACCTCGAGTACAGCCACCACGACGGGGCGGCCGGCGGGCTGCCCGGGCTGGTGGTCGCGCTGCCCGGGGAACGCAAGCTCAAGACCAACACCATGCTGTCCGTCGGCGAGCACTCGGTGCGCGTCGAGGCGTTCGTGTGCCGCAGGCCCGACGAGAACCACGAGGGCGTCTACCGGTTCCTGCTCAAACGCAACCGCAGGCTCTACGGCGTCGCCTACACCCTCGACAACGTCGGCGACATCTACCTCGTCGGCCGGATGGCCCTGGCCTCGGTCACCCCCGACGAGATCGACCGCGTGCTGGGGCAGGTGCTCGAGGCGGTGGACTCAGACTTCAACACGTTGCTGGAGTTGGGTTTTCGCACCTCCATCCAGAAGGAGTGGGAGTGGCGGGTCTCGCGCGGCGAGTCGCTGCAGAACCTGGCGGCGTTCGAGCATCTCATCGGCGACGACTGA
- a CDS encoding phosphoglyceromutase has protein sequence MADTATLILLRHGESEWNALNLFTGWVDVDLTDKGRAEAARAGELIKAQDRLPDVLYTSLLRRAITTANIALDKADRHWIPVHRDWRLNERHYGALQGLNKAETKEKYGEEQFMAWRRSYDTPPPPIEAGSEFSQDRDPRYAFIPGGAPLTECLKDVVERFVPYFTEVIVPDLKAGKTVLIAAHGNSLRALVKHLDGMSDEDVVGLNIPTGIPLRYDLDENLAPTVKGGSYLDPEAAAAGAAAVAAQGAK, from the coding sequence ATGGCAGATACCGCGACGCTGATCCTGCTCCGCCACGGTGAGAGCGAGTGGAACGCGCTGAACCTGTTCACCGGCTGGGTCGACGTCGACCTCACCGACAAGGGCAGGGCCGAAGCGGCGCGCGCCGGCGAACTCATCAAGGCCCAGGACCGCCTTCCTGACGTGCTGTACACCTCGCTGCTGCGCCGGGCCATCACCACCGCCAACATCGCTCTCGACAAAGCCGACCGGCACTGGATCCCGGTGCACCGCGACTGGCGCCTCAACGAGCGCCACTACGGCGCGCTGCAGGGCCTCAACAAGGCTGAGACGAAAGAGAAGTACGGCGAGGAACAGTTCATGGCGTGGCGCCGCAGCTACGACACCCCGCCGCCACCCATCGAGGCGGGCAGCGAGTTCAGCCAGGACCGCGATCCCCGCTACGCCTTCATCCCCGGCGGCGCTCCGCTCACCGAATGCCTCAAGGACGTGGTCGAGCGGTTCGTCCCGTACTTCACCGAGGTGATCGTTCCTGACCTGAAGGCGGGCAAGACCGTGCTGATCGCCGCGCACGGCAATTCGCTGCGCGCGTTGGTCAAGCACCTCGACGGCATGTCCGACGAGGATGTGGTCGGCCTGAACATCCCGACCGGCATCCCGTTGCGCTACGACCTCGACGAGAACCTCGCGCCGACGGTCAAGGGTGGCAGCTACCTCGACCCGGAGGCCGCGGCCGCCGGGGCTGCGGCGGTGGCCGCGCAGGGCGCCAAGTAG
- a CDS encoding ATP-binding protein translates to MSVVSALLLAAVVALLALAVGVAFGVRVVPRLRDRRERRSTEQSGLTVSQMLRFIVSQAPAGIAVVDTFRDVVYTNDRAQELGLVRDRLLDDQAWEAAQRTLATGAPTNFDLAPRRVPRPGRSGMSVRGHVLSLTERNQRFAVIYVSDQSEQARMEATRRDFVANVSHELKTPVGAMSVLAEAVLASADDPDTVKHFAGKMVAESARLADMIGELIELSRLQGAERLPDLEAVDVDTVVSEALSRHKVAADNADIAITTDAPTGFQVLGDQTLLVTAIANLVSNAIAYSPNGSSVSISRRRRGGNIEIAVTDRGIGIAPEDQERVFERFFRVDKARSRATGGTGLGLAIVKHVAANHNGDIRLWSQPGTGSTFTLSIPAYHRGDDAGDADNPEEREG, encoded by the coding sequence GTGAGTGTCGTATCGGCGCTGCTGCTCGCAGCGGTCGTGGCACTGCTCGCGTTGGCGGTCGGTGTGGCGTTCGGAGTACGGGTGGTGCCCCGACTTCGCGATCGCCGCGAACGGCGGTCGACCGAACAGTCCGGCCTCACGGTGTCGCAGATGCTGAGGTTCATCGTCTCGCAGGCCCCGGCCGGCATCGCCGTCGTCGACACGTTCCGCGACGTCGTCTACACCAACGACCGAGCCCAGGAACTGGGCCTGGTGCGGGACCGGCTGCTCGACGACCAGGCCTGGGAGGCCGCGCAGCGCACGCTGGCCACCGGCGCGCCGACGAACTTCGACCTCGCACCCCGCCGGGTGCCCCGCCCGGGCCGGTCCGGGATGTCGGTCCGCGGGCATGTCCTGTCGCTCACCGAGCGGAATCAGCGGTTCGCCGTCATCTACGTCAGCGACCAGTCCGAGCAGGCCAGGATGGAAGCCACCCGGCGCGATTTCGTGGCCAACGTCAGTCACGAGCTCAAGACCCCGGTCGGTGCGATGAGCGTGCTCGCCGAGGCCGTGCTGGCCTCGGCCGACGACCCGGACACCGTCAAACACTTCGCAGGCAAGATGGTGGCCGAGTCGGCGCGGCTGGCCGACATGATCGGCGAGCTCATCGAGCTGTCCCGGTTGCAGGGCGCCGAACGGCTGCCTGACCTGGAGGCCGTCGACGTCGACACCGTGGTCTCCGAGGCACTGTCACGGCACAAGGTGGCCGCCGACAACGCCGACATCGCGATCACCACCGACGCGCCGACCGGTTTCCAGGTGCTCGGCGACCAGACGCTGCTGGTGACGGCGATCGCGAACCTGGTGTCCAACGCAATCGCGTACTCGCCCAACGGTTCTTCGGTCTCGATCAGCCGCAGGCGGCGCGGCGGGAACATCGAGATCGCGGTGACCGACCGGGGTATCGGTATCGCCCCGGAAGACCAGGAGCGGGTGTTCGAGCGGTTCTTCCGCGTCGACAAGGCGCGGTCCCGGGCCACCGGCGGCACCGGACTCGGGTTGGCGATCGTCAAGCACGTCGCCGCCAATCACAACGGTGACATCCGGCTGTGGAGCCAGCCGGGCACCGGCTCCACATTCACGTTGTCCATTCCTGCCTATCACCGCGGCGACGATGCCGGTGATGCCGACAATCCTGAAGAGCGAGAGGGCTGA
- a CDS encoding response regulator transcription factor, with protein sequence MTSVLIVEDEESLADPLAFLLRKEGFETTVVTDGPAALAEFDRAGADIVLLDLMLPGMSGTDVCKQLRSRSSVPVIMVTARDSEIDKVVGLELGADDYVTKPYSARELIARIRAVLRRGVDNDDIGGIGDAVLEAGPVRMDVDRHVVSVNGQPITLPLKEFDLLEYLMRNSGRVLTRGQLIDRVWGADYVGDTKTLDVHVKRLRSKIETDPANPVHLVTVRGLGYKLEG encoded by the coding sequence ATGACCAGCGTGCTGATCGTGGAGGACGAGGAGTCCTTGGCCGATCCCCTGGCCTTTCTGTTGCGTAAAGAAGGCTTCGAGACCACCGTGGTGACCGACGGGCCGGCCGCGCTGGCCGAGTTCGACCGCGCCGGTGCCGACATCGTGCTGCTCGACCTGATGCTGCCCGGGATGAGCGGCACCGACGTCTGCAAGCAACTGCGGTCGCGGTCGAGCGTTCCGGTCATCATGGTGACCGCCCGGGACAGCGAGATCGACAAGGTGGTCGGACTCGAACTCGGTGCCGACGACTACGTCACCAAGCCGTACTCGGCACGCGAACTGATCGCCCGGATCCGCGCCGTGCTGCGCCGCGGCGTCGACAACGACGACATCGGGGGCATCGGCGACGCGGTGCTGGAGGCCGGGCCGGTGCGGATGGACGTCGACCGGCACGTGGTCAGCGTGAACGGTCAGCCGATCACGTTGCCGCTCAAGGAATTCGATCTCCTCGAGTATCTGATGCGCAACAGCGGGCGGGTGCTCACCCGCGGGCAGCTCATCGACCGGGTGTGGGGCGCGGACTATGTCGGCGACACCAAAACCCTCGATGTGCACGTCAAGCGATTGCGCAGCAAGATCGAGACGGACCCGGCCAACCCGGTGCACCTGGTGACCGTGCGCGGCCTGGGTTACAAGCTGGAAGGCTGA
- a CDS encoding sugar phosphate isomerase/epimerase, whose product MRPAIKVGLSTASVYPLKTEAAFKYAAKLGYDGIELMVWAESVSQDVAAVEAMSKHYGVPVLSVHAPCLLISQRVWGANPIPKLERSVRAAEQLGAQTVVVHPPFRWQRRYAEGFSDQVAELEASSDVMVAVENMFPFRADRFFGAGQTSIERMRKRGGNPGPGISAFAPSYDPLDGGHAHYTLDLSHTATAGTDALEMADRMGEGLVHLHLADGSGASTDEHLVPGRGTQPTAEVCQMLAAGDFAGHVILEITTSGARTAAEREALLTESLQFARRHLLR is encoded by the coding sequence GTGCGTCCCGCTATCAAGGTCGGTCTGTCCACGGCCTCGGTCTATCCACTCAAGACCGAGGCGGCTTTCAAGTACGCCGCCAAGCTCGGGTACGACGGCATCGAGCTGATGGTGTGGGCCGAGTCGGTCAGCCAGGATGTCGCGGCCGTCGAGGCGATGTCGAAGCACTACGGGGTGCCCGTGCTGTCCGTGCACGCGCCGTGTCTGCTGATCTCACAGCGCGTCTGGGGCGCCAATCCGATCCCGAAGTTGGAGCGCAGCGTGCGCGCAGCCGAGCAACTCGGCGCCCAGACCGTGGTGGTGCACCCACCGTTCCGGTGGCAGCGGCGCTACGCGGAGGGCTTCAGCGACCAGGTGGCCGAGCTGGAGGCCTCCAGCGACGTGATGGTCGCGGTGGAGAACATGTTCCCGTTCCGCGCGGACCGCTTCTTCGGCGCCGGCCAGACGTCCATCGAGCGGATGCGCAAGCGCGGGGGTAACCCCGGCCCCGGCATCTCGGCGTTCGCGCCGTCCTACGACCCGCTCGACGGCGGGCACGCGCACTACACCCTGGACCTGTCGCACACCGCCACCGCGGGCACCGATGCGCTGGAGATGGCCGACCGGATGGGCGAGGGTCTGGTGCACCTGCATCTGGCCGACGGCAGCGGCGCGTCCACCGACGAGCATCTGGTCCCGGGCCGCGGCACCCAGCCGACCGCCGAGGTCTGCCAGATGCTGGCCGCCGGCGACTTCGCCGGGCACGTGATCCTCGAGATCACCACCTCCGGGGCGCGCACCGCCGCAGAACGCGAAGCGCTGCTGACGGAGTCGCTCCAGTTCGCGCGGCGGCATCTGCTGCGCTGA
- a CDS encoding thioesterase family protein, with protein MTSSTLFTDAMALTPSGNGVYRGELNEHWTIGPKVHGGAMLALCANAARTEFGEPEVEPIAVSGNFLWAPDPGPMDVVTTVRKRGRRVSLIDVELNQGDRTALRASITLGTPEHHVPPLLSVNPVIPLMTPEPPPGLEPIGPGHSMADVVHLAHGCDIRPSLTTFSRRADGGMPVIEYWVRPRGVAPDVLFALLCGDVSAPVTFGVNRFGWAPTVQLTAYLRARPADGWLRVMCTATQIGEDWFDEDHIVVDCEGRIIVQTRQLAMVPTR; from the coding sequence GTGACGAGTTCGACGCTGTTCACCGATGCGATGGCCCTGACTCCCTCCGGAAACGGGGTCTACCGCGGAGAACTCAACGAGCACTGGACGATCGGGCCCAAGGTGCACGGCGGCGCGATGCTGGCGTTGTGCGCGAACGCGGCCCGCACCGAGTTCGGCGAGCCTGAGGTGGAACCGATCGCGGTGTCGGGCAACTTCCTGTGGGCGCCGGACCCGGGGCCCATGGACGTCGTCACCACGGTGCGCAAACGCGGCAGGCGGGTCAGCCTGATCGACGTCGAACTCAACCAGGGGGACCGGACCGCGCTGCGCGCGTCAATCACCCTGGGCACCCCGGAACACCATGTGCCGCCGCTGTTGTCGGTGAACCCGGTGATTCCGTTGATGACGCCGGAGCCGCCGCCCGGGCTGGAGCCGATCGGCCCGGGCCACTCGATGGCCGACGTCGTGCACCTGGCGCACGGCTGCGACATCAGGCCGTCGTTGACGACGTTCTCGCGCCGCGCTGATGGCGGGATGCCGGTGATCGAGTACTGGGTGCGGCCCAGGGGAGTGGCGCCGGATGTGCTGTTCGCGCTGCTGTGCGGCGACGTGTCGGCTCCGGTGACCTTCGGGGTCAACAGGTTCGGCTGGGCGCCCACCGTTCAGCTCACGGCGTATCTGAGGGCGCGGCCGGCCGACGGCTGGCTGCGGGTGATGTGCACCGCGACCCAGATCGGTGAGGACTGGTTCGACGAGGACCACATCGTGGTCGACTGCGAGGGCCGCATCATCGTGCAGACGCGTCAGCTCGCCATGGTGCCCACCCGCTGA
- the proC gene encoding pyrroline-5-carboxylate reductase: MARIAIIGGGSIGEALLAGLLRAGRQVKDLVVAEKYPERAKYLSDRYSVRVTTVADAVDAATYVIVAVKPGDVQHVIGDIADTAARAESDAAEQVFVSVAAGVSTAFYENKLPVGSPVVRVMPNAPMLVGGGVSALARGRFATAEHLKEVSKLFDAVGGVLTVTEAQMDAVTAVSGSGPAYFFLMVEALVDAAVDAGLARAVATDLVVQTMAGSAAMLLEHLDESAAAAGASPATTINTSAAQLRATVTSPGGTTAAGLRELERGGLRAAVANAVEAAKMRSEQLGITPE; this comes from the coding sequence ATGGCCAGAATCGCGATCATCGGCGGCGGCAGCATCGGTGAGGCGCTGCTCGCGGGACTGCTGCGAGCAGGCAGGCAGGTCAAGGACCTCGTCGTCGCCGAGAAGTACCCGGAGCGGGCGAAGTATCTGTCGGACCGGTACTCGGTGCGGGTGACGACGGTCGCCGACGCGGTGGACGCCGCGACGTACGTGATCGTCGCGGTCAAGCCAGGTGACGTCCAGCACGTCATCGGCGACATCGCCGATACCGCGGCCCGCGCGGAAAGCGATGCGGCCGAACAGGTTTTCGTGTCGGTGGCCGCCGGGGTGAGCACCGCGTTCTACGAGAACAAGTTGCCCGTCGGTTCGCCGGTGGTGCGGGTCATGCCCAACGCGCCGATGCTCGTCGGCGGCGGTGTCAGCGCGCTCGCGCGCGGCCGGTTCGCCACCGCCGAGCACCTCAAGGAGGTCTCGAAGCTGTTCGACGCGGTCGGCGGGGTGCTCACCGTCACCGAGGCGCAGATGGATGCGGTCACCGCGGTGTCCGGGTCGGGTCCGGCCTATTTCTTCCTGATGGTCGAGGCGCTCGTCGACGCCGCGGTGGACGCGGGCCTCGCGCGCGCGGTGGCTACCGATCTGGTGGTGCAGACGATGGCCGGTTCGGCGGCGATGCTCCTCGAGCACCTCGACGAGTCGGCGGCCGCCGCGGGGGCTTCGCCCGCCACGACGATCAACACCTCGGCGGCCCAGCTGCGCGCGACGGTGACCTCTCCTGGCGGCACCACTGCCGCTGGGCTGCGCGAATTGGAGCGCGGCGGTCTCCGGGCCGCGGTGGCCAATGCCGTGGAAGCCGCGAAAATGCGCTCTGAGCAGCTGGGAATTACACCCGAGTAG